The Primulina tabacum isolate GXHZ01 chromosome 1, ASM2559414v2, whole genome shotgun sequence genome contains the following window.
GGATTGATTGATAAAGGCTGAAGAATTTACAGTTAAGGTAAAACTAATTGAACCCATGGTCAAATTGGATGTGTTCTAAAAATGTATGGTAACAATCTTACACAACTACTCAAAAAATGGAATTCCTGGTAGTTCTAATAAATCACGAAGAATACAATAAATTCCTCACAAGTCACAAGTCAAAGGTAATCGCCACTTTATGTCACTACTTTAACACACTAAACAAATTGGTAGGAAGAACTCTCCATTCTCATAAACCATTTTTTATCATTCTCAATCTTCACTGCGCTCCAACAATCCAGAAGTAAActttttttcaaagaaaaaaagCCAAAATTAGCACTCTGGAGCTACATACAATTATAAGCAGTTGATTGACCAAAAAATAACTACCTAGATCGTAGGAAAGCTATCTTGTGATGCATTATCATCAAAGATTCATTCGCAGAAAAATAAAGATTCACCATCCATAAAACCGCTGCAGCATATTCAGCTACGTCATTACAGATCCCGAGAGATctcaagaaaaataattaaatcaatctTCACATAATCATACAGACATGAAAATGAAAACAAGTTATATGTGTGAATAATTAGCGATCAATCACACTTTATGCAGAAAATTAGAGAATTAACAAACATATGAACTGAGAAAATAAGAGAATTAAACAAACATGCAAACTGAAAAATGAGAGATCAAAAAGATAAAGTTTACCTCAAGTCCGCCGCTAGCTCCTTAGATCGATTGTGTTCGTTGATGTGCTGGCGTTACGATTGAATCAAAATGGAGAACAAGTTACCTTGAAGAGAGAGAAGGCGTGTGAGAAATTTACACATTTGACCTTGAATATCTTTTTATAATTGCATACTATTTTCGAATGAACAGAGAGTCgatctcatgaatttttatctgtgagattgatcaactctaccgatattcacaataaaaagtaatattattagcataaaaaggaATAGTTTTTCGTTAATGACCCAAacaagagatctgtctcacaaaatacgacccgtgaaaccgtctcacacaaatttttgttttattttttttcaaatgataaatttaaaaagtttatttgaggatgactttaaattaaatatcatggTTTAATCATTTTGAATAATATAAAGTTGTGGATAGTGAATTctctttcaaatatatatataaaaaatgtttttatagtCTGATTAAAAATATTAGTCGAAAAAACCAAACATataaataaattcatattttattcttatttaatGAATTAATAACATCATAGAAAATTGTTAggaataattaatatattaattacaaatatattggtaaaaaaaaatataatgaatGCTTGCAAAAGTAGGCACTTGACCGTACATTGGAATTTGAAAGTCACTGGATCGGAGTACACATATAACTGACCAATCAACCTGAAAATAGGAACATTCGGTCAATTTCATAATTTGATGAAACTACTTGATGGATGAATGAGTGTTGAATTCTTGTTTTCATTTGTAATATTAAAGTAGGAGAACGAGTTTGCCGATGATGATTGATCAAGGGTTATTAGGACTTTGATTCTACAAACTCTTCTCCATCAGCTCCAACAGCAAttaaatcaaaaaaataaaatttattaacaaaaattattattttatttatactaaaaataataGTGGAGTGAGTACTAAATTTCAAAGAAAGTACTTGAGAGGAAGCCGCCCACGTGGCTCTGCCGCCTTTTTCTCTGTGTCGGCAAGTACCGCACTCGAAGCACAATGCACACAAAGCCGCGTGGGCTTTCTGTTTATCTCTCTCACCTGTTTGACTTAAACAAAAGTCAACCGAATCAGAGCATCTGattcaaatatcaaattttttttttttcaaaataaaataaaattacacTAATACTgacaaattataaaaaaaaatttgaatccgattaaatctttttttattctaaaaaaatgtcattttataTGTTCATATAAATGTATATCTAACATTACTttgaataatatataaaaataatatttttctaaatATGTCAGAGAAGAAAGCATAATCAAATTACATAGTGTAAGATTCTAATTTTGTTCAATTTAATTTTCCCACTTAATCAGATAAGTTGCTAAATGCAATAAATACATGTAACTGAGTGCAAATTATTATATTCGTTTTATTTGagattaaatatatcataaaaatatattttttgttttgaaaaattaaCGCACTCAATTGTTCGGAACATCAATTCGTCAACCATAAGTGCTCTCCATTATTAAATATTAGTGATCACGCACACATGTTACGTGCGACATAATACATGAATATTATGTATTGCACATAATTTATTCTCAAAGTTTTtgatttaattataatattttacaaattaaattaaatataacatgaaatttaataacattattttttgtaattataaaatgtgaaaattcaagaaataaatacataaaaaaacaattttgaaTCTAAGAAAAAAACTTGACCAAAAAATAGTTATTATTTGAGTCTCTTTATTAATATTGTAGAAACCCTACATTATTCTTTTTCCCCACCCAAAGACTGCGCCTTCTCTTGTCTTTTCATATCTGACCAAAAGAAGCAGGAAAATGGAGGACGATTGGGATCTGCACGCTGTGGTAAGAGGCTGCggctccacctccacctccacctccaccaccgccagTTCCACGGCCACCATCGCCGCTATCCCAAATCCCTCGGATTATCTTTTTACCACTAATTTCCAACAAAATTCCAACACTTCCGCTGCTTACTGTCAAGATCTGTTTCAACACAAGAGGGAGAGCTTCAATATTGAAGACCTGCATGATCTATGCAAACCATTTTTCCCAAGATCACAGCAGCCATCTCCACAAATACGATCTGTTATTTCTCCAAAAAGTTTACCCATTTCACCGCTCTCTGTTCTTGGGGGGTTTCAAGGGCTGTCATCGTCGGagcaacagcagcagcaacTAGCGCAACGATTACTCCAACAGACTCAGATTACGCAAAAGCAGCTGCTCATATCTGTTGCTAATGCCTCAAAAGCTACTAATCTTTCACAGAATCCTAGTTCGAGGTCGGCCAAAAGAATTAGGTAAAATTATATTTGTACACTTGAAGTTGAAATTTATAGctttgaaatgatttgttggagaACGGGAGAAAATATCGGTGTTGGTGGTTCACTTTTCCGGCTCTGAGTTTcggttttttcttcttttttctcgGTTGATTATTGTGTAGGAAGAACAGTTTGAAGAGGGTTTGTCATGTTCCGGCAGAGAGCTTATCATCTGATATGTGGTCTTGGAGAAAATATGGGCAAAAACCCATTAAAGGTTCACCCTATCCAAGGTTTGGTTCTTCGATTTTCAATTCAATCATTCCTCtttcatttttcattaaatTCGAAAACTATGTTTCTATTTTAATTATTGCCTATTTTCAGAAAGTTGGCGTTTCTCGAGTATTTGTAATTTGATTGACAATAGTTTTTCTTTTTGTGGTTGACAAACAGGGGATACTATAAATGCAGCACCGCGAAAGGCTGTATGGCAAGAAAACAAGTGGAGCGGAATAAATCCAACCCGGGAATGTTTATCGTCACCTACACAGCCGAGCACAACCACCCTATTCCCACACACCGAAACTCACTCGCCTGCAGCAACCGCCAGAAGCCGGCGGCGGCGGAGGAAAATCCCAGCTCCGAAAACCCTGACAAACCGTCTTCCTCTCCTCCAACGTCACCGCCAGAAGACCTCTCTCAGACGCCTGGAATGTTAGAGAGCAGCAAGGAGGAGTTGGCAGAAGCTGAGGATGACGATTTAAGCGTTTCTGACATGGCGTTGGAAGATGATTTCTTCGAGGGTTTGGAGGATTTAGCTGAACCTGACCCCGGAGAATGTATCGACGATCAGTTCCCGACGGACCTACAGTTCCCTTAGCTCGACCGGCATACAACCAACGCCGGCGGCGGTTGACTTTGTGAAGGAAAAAGGATTTACTTTCCCTCTGACATATTGtgcttttttcattttttcctttttctagGCAACCCAGACGACTGCCGTAAAGAATCTCGAGATCACAATATTTTTTGTCATCATCTCACAACACGTATCATATAGAAGAGCCTTTGACtttaaaaacaaaaaggaaAATAAGATTCGGGCCTACCCGTTTCAAGAATTTTAGAATGCTGGCTTGAATTCCTTGTAAAAATTACATGAAATTCTAGATTCTTATTTGTTTGTTGGGTTTGCCTTTTGGTTTTATATACGAAATCTGAATAAACAGaacaaataaattgaataaaactaaaaaacaaaaataaaagaatgactgaTATGTGGGTTTTGTAATTATTTAGGTTTCATCAATTTGACTTTCTACTGTAATTTAACATTGGATAAAAATGTCGGGGGGCCAAATTATACTCGTCCAAGTCGACTATGTAGTAATAACTCCCGCTAAGGCTTATTTGGTCGCTTCACGAGTTACATAAGTAACGAAGGCAATCCACCAAATGTGGTTATTAGGTGTAAAAGTTCATCAAGGTGAAAGATCTGTGTAGAAACAATCAATAATAGCTCGAtttcattatttgtcaaaactTTGGACAATCAAGAATTAAATTGTTTACATCTTGTACGTTGAAATAAAATCCCTTGTATGCAATCGACGATAGCTCGACTGCATTATTTGTCTTCCAAAAGAAGGCATTTCTAATTCAATACATTTCCCCCAACATTGGAGTTACACAACCTGATTCCATAGTTAATTGTCAaccaaaattaatttaatatgaaaatcAAATGTCAATTATGGTTGGGCgttgaattctttcatttacTGTGATGTTCTTGTAACCATTATCGTCTAGTTTGACAACTTTAGGCCAAATCTGAAACCATCAAATGAAGTACACATAGAACCccatgtctatatatatatatatagagttgTCCGATAAATATAGTGAGATATCGTCAAAATGAAAGTGCTAAAAAAGAAATAATCACATCATGTATGTATCcgttattaaatgtttaataaTGGATATATAAGGAATATAATATTAATGTAaagtcttttttatttttttaatattcaaattCGAATATGATTTCTCTTAAGAATCTAAACTAGATTTAAATATCTACATTACTtatatcattatatttcatttcgaTTACGCAATTAGGTTTTGTATTACTTTTATATATTAGTATTTCATACGTGTGAtgtatgaaatgttattttatgtaattaattattaaattcagTAAGTATGGGTGCTTGAATAAttacttaaattttttatataatgtaatgaaaatatttaaattttaaatattattataaaaaattatggcATAAAAATGTTTGTACTATTTGAGATAACAATAAAAGgaagataaaaaaattatatcgttaacgtttttttttccattgtattcaatataaaattttataaatttttttccataatatttttaaaaaaacgatattttttaaaaatcaaatttcccGTCATTCATTAGATGAatgaattttgattaaaaattataattatattgagAACatgtaaaaaaaacaaatatatactaAAATTCTGATTAAGATGCATAATAGTGCGTTCAAATGTATCATATAAATCTTCTACCGtcatattgattttttttaccattgtattcgatatcttgaacgaGTGAAACTTTtgttgacttttttttttaatcattgcATTAGATATATTCGATGACCGAAATTTTTGTTGACTCTTACcattgcattagataaattgaATAACGATGTTTTAGGCCTAAATAACAATCTGTTACGGCAAATGGCCCAACCCAATATTGGTTTCGTCGTGGTCACAAATTTCACACTccatctgtggggacccggacactaatcagttcttaatcgtcatcaggatcaatttactaatcaagtaattagggtcataaaaatttttttctttttaatgcggaatgtagtgaaatcaaactaatatacaactcagtataaaataaagtacaagtcctgtaccgtctacaaatcagtaaaaactaaggttcaacatctaattatcaagtgccaaaaccctatatacatcaaagtccgaagtctccactctatcacgatctctcctcatctcctggaccctgatcatgtcccacctgttgtcatgtacacatacaaacaagacaacaaacggataattccggtgagaatataatcccagtataaatcaacgaaacatgcaatcatataaacaaatataaagcatgtaacagataacagcaatatgtatcaaaatctgaaacataatcaatatcagactgtcgacaatactcgtaactctacaattcagactagattcaatcctagtctagggatcccggtttccagaagttggcattcccatatcgaccaacagtaatagaaaagactccagttctatccacgtcgataggatatcgatcaccagtaatagaaaaatctctgattctatccacatcgatatagtatcgatcaccagtaatagaagaaactccgattctatccacatcgatatgatatcgatcatcagtaacagaagagttacgattctatccacatcgatacagtaccgatcaccagtaatagaagaagccacatttctatccacatcgatagccaatcatccggtgacagactttggcactatcgcccatacactatcttgtgacatcgtgcaatgtgcccgtggcgatcccgccactatcaggcacttctgtcacaagattactcgtctaatacctgctatctataaatcaagagaacaagtacatcaatcaaatcaatgcaaatatcaatgcaataaaataaagtatgtgatttagaaaaactcaagtctaaaccgacttaagtcgatctccggatatcacattgacttatacctttcgttcgtggtttcggtctggaattcaaactctgtcaatccctcgatctggcaatatcaataatatcatattaatatACCGCTCAAACCAAttccaatctgatcaataattcaaaatcaacggtataaccgcacaatcccgatatcccggtcaatataacatcaccagataataattccctcaactaataatcgataccaatacaatctgatatcatatctcagtcaattaacttcagaaatcataacaattccataatcagtctgtttcttaatctgacttcgattctatgatgtctaacatgtccagaacatcatatatgaattccatgaatttctgacaatatcataatttcaaaacatgtcaaaacgtagtaaaacttacgtccagttgtagcctgcgttgatatgaacacaataccgaagtcagattcaaaatcagacggacggattttacaCAATTGCGATCCTAAGATTCAAGGACAATTTTTCCCCAAAGTTTCCCCTTCGATTTCTCGTTTTCTGAAGTTTACGTATTTGcttatatagatatatatatatatacgtaacATGCATCAAGGCAAATGGCGCACCCTCCACGcgacacgtctcgcgcatatgcgcgacatctaccggcgcatatgcgcgagaccatatgtctcggcgcgtgatgTGCAcagtgcctcgcgcatatgcgcaccctcATTcgccgcatatgcgcgaggtactcAAATTTCTGCCCAACTCTCtgccaccctcgcgcacatgcgcgggttcatgtcgcgcatatgcgcgaggtcctctggacatttcgcgcatatgcgcctggctggtcgcgcatatgcgcgaggtcctctggacatttcgcgcatatgcgcctggctggt
Protein-coding sequences here:
- the LOC142520249 gene encoding WRKY transcription factor 22-like isoform X1, which gives rise to MEDDWDLHAVVRGCGSTSTSTSTTASSTATIAAIPNPSDYLFTTNFQQNSNTSAAYCQDLFQHKRESFNIEDLHDLCKPFFPRSQQPSPQIRSVISPKSLPISPLSVLGGFQGLSSSEQQQQQLAQRLLQQTQITQKQLLISVANASKATNLSQNPSSRSAKRIRKNSLKRVCHVPAESLSSDMWSWRKYGQKPIKGSPYPRGYYKCSTAKGCMARKQVERNKSNPGMFIVTYTAEHNHPIPTHRNSLACSNRQKPAAAEENPSSENPDKPSSSPPTSPPEDLSQTPGMLESSKEELAEAEDDDLSVSDMALEDDFFEGLEDLAEPDPGECIDDQFPTDLQFP
- the LOC142520249 gene encoding WRKY transcription factor 22-like isoform X2, coding for MEDDWDLHAVVRGCGSTSTSTSTTASSTATIAAIPNPSDYLFTTNFQQNSNTSAAYCQDLFQHKRESFNIEDLHDLCKPFFPRSQQPSPQIRSVISPKSLPISPLSVLGGFQGLSSSEQQQQQLAQRLLQQTQITQKQLLISVANASKATNLSQNPSSRSAKRRKNSLKRVCHVPAESLSSDMWSWRKYGQKPIKGSPYPRGYYKCSTAKGCMARKQVERNKSNPGMFIVTYTAEHNHPIPTHRNSLACSNRQKPAAAEENPSSENPDKPSSSPPTSPPEDLSQTPGMLESSKEELAEAEDDDLSVSDMALEDDFFEGLEDLAEPDPGECIDDQFPTDLQFP